From a region of the Andrena cerasifolii isolate SP2316 chromosome 13, iyAndCera1_principal, whole genome shotgun sequence genome:
- the LOC143376056 gene encoding uncharacterized protein LOC143376056 isoform X1, translated as MKSLVLVCCLVATVHSEKDEWVWKDNEQKSGADKRYFVNENLEDFDERPLPGYRPQNVGPYGPNSRPIVPASYPGNKGTPPVLVGPGGPTGVIKRPPYNGGIDDGPLNSGLVPSWVRDDPRYREYDVCRCRYSFNCPSTGLKFGSCSAEKQYCCFSSRKYPALASGQYGGGSYPSNSGYPNKYGPASFAQTPNYYGNRRPPGSFYPGNRYPPGNYPNPGQNGNPYPRPQGNLYGSNYDYDDFDLFSRSLKKNQTEAETNEKA; from the exons ATGAAGTCATTGGTCCTAGTCTGCTGCCTAGTCGCCACGGTGCACTCTGAGAAGGATGAATGGGTCTGGAAAGACAACGAGCAGAAGAGTGGAGCTGATAAAAG GTACTTCGTAAACGAGAACCTAGAGGACTTCGACGAGAGGCCTTTGCCGGGATACAGGCCACAAAATGTCGGACCATACGGTCCTAACAGCAGGCCCATTGTGCCCGCGTCATATCCTGGCAACAAAGGCACTCCGCCAGTGCTGGTCGGACCTGGTGGGCCAACGGGCGTTATAAAAAG GCCCCCGTACAATGGCGGTATCGATGACGGCCCGTTGAATTCCGGGTTGGTGCCATCCTGGGTCAGGGACGACCCGCGATATCGAGAGTACGACGTCTGCAGATGCAGGTACAGCTTCAACTGCCCCTCCACGGGATTGAAATTC GGAAGCTGCTCAGCGGAGAAGCAGTATTGCTGCTTCAGTAGCAGGAAATATCCTGCCCTAGCTTCTGGCCAATATGGCGGAGGGTCCTATCCCTCCAACTCG GGATACCCGAATAAGTACGGCCCAGCGTCGTTCGCCCAAACGCCCAACTATTATGGCAATCGGAGGCCACCAGGGAGCTTCTATCCCGGCAACAGATATCCCCCAGGGAATTACCCCAACCCAGGACAGAACGGAAACCCCTATCCAAGGCCTCAGGGCAATCTCTACGGCTCCAACTACGACTACGATGACTTCGACCTTTTCAGTCGATCGTTGAAGAAGAATCAAACCGAGGCGGAGACCAACGAGAAAGCTTAA
- the Galene gene encoding potassium two pore domain channel subfamily K member galene isoform X1, translating to MMEKEGWDGREGEDDIQWTFAGALFYSIVVITTIGYGHIAPKTKNGKVVTIFYAIVGIPLMLLCLSNIGDIMASSFRFLYWRVCCYVCTKPPKKRRPRVPLGRSYSMRQPGRYGGNRASFRRSIRVSQRSADSALGLSESMTRSSFSDVDCKYNPRRYDDAEQKRPSPSYQSPGNPHLGFKSATVCRYSDLPSEASKPTRASPKLTTQSLDRRLLMNRSPHDTDRSPVLCNRYALDDLDNELLRWQAPTGNRLGISRKAEDTGAAENGEKATPYTTRSLPRRCLSVEGATASYRTNVPAALRAPSVYLEMDTSRRPQSARARRYRSNYAVARSYRRETLPPDIMPQTGLPVHKQAYGDEFDSDYEYYTTVEDQDRQPIKPVPIWLCVFLVVSYIFGGAFLFSAWENWPFLDSAYFCFITLTTIGFGDFVPAYKLDAHKGIAVCSLYLLFGIALLAMSFNLVQEEVISNVKNVAKRLGIIKESEDEEDADDYDAYDVEYNDEVDDELEGYALDNPRSHSMTRNARGISVA from the exons ATGATGGAGAAAGAAGGTTGGGacgggagagagggggaggacGACATCCAGTGGACGTTCGCTGGGGCCCTGTTCTACTCCATCGTGGTCATCACGACGATTG GCTACGGCCACATAGCCCCGAAGACCAAGAACGGGAAAGTCGTGACCATATTCTACGCAATCGTCGGAATTCCCCTGATGTTGCTCTGCTTGTCGAACATCGGCGATATAATGGCGTCGAGTTTCAG GTTTCTCTACTGGAGGGTCTGCTGCTACGTGTGCACGAAGCCACCGAAGAAGAGGCGACCAAGGGTTCCTCTGGGCAGATCGTACTCCATGAGACAACCAGG GCGATACGGGGGTAACAGAGCTAGCTTTCGAAGGTCCATCAGGGTGAGCCAGAGGTCCGCGGACTCAGCCTTGGGGCTCTCAGAGAGCATGACGAGGTCCTCCTTCTCCGACGTGGACTGCAA GTACAATCCTCGGAGATACGACGACGCGGAGCAGAAGAGGCCGAGTCCCTCCTACCAGTCTCCAGGCAACCCGCATTTAGGCTTCAAATCGGCGACAGTTTGCAGATACTCGGACCTGCCATCGGAAGCTTCAAAACCTACAAGAG CTAGCCCCAAGTTGACGACGCAATCGTTAGACAGAAGGTTGTTGATGAATCGTTCTCCACATGACACGGACCGTTCGCCAGTCCTGTGCAACAGATACGCCCTGGACGACCTGGACAACGAGCTGCTGCGGTGGCAGGCTCCCACTGGGAACAGAC TGGGTATTTCGAGGAAAGCAGAGGACACAGGGGCGGCAGAGAATGGCGAAAAAGCCACCCCTTACACCACAAGGTCGTTGCCCAGGCGGTGTCTGTCGGTGGAAGGCGCCACCGCGAGTTACAGAACTAACGTGCCGGCAGCGTTGCGAGCACCCTCGGTCTACTTGGAGATGGATACCTCTAGGAGACCCCAGTCGGCACGGGCCAGGCGCTACAGGAGCAACTACGCCGTTG CTCGATCCTATAGACGGGAGACGCTGCCGCCGGACATTATGCCGCAAACTGGGCTCCCCGTTCACAAGCAGGCTTATGGGGACGAGTTCGACTCCGACTACGAGTACTACACTACAGTGGAGGACCAGGACAGGCAGCCCATCAAGCCGGTGCCCATTTGGCTTTGCGTGTTCCTGGTGGTCAGCTATATATTTGGGGGCGCGTTCCTCTTCAGTGCCTGGGAAAATTGGCCGTTCCTCGATTCTGCCTACTTTTGCTTCATCACTCTTACCACCATTG GGTTCGGGGATTTCGTGCCTGCGTACAAGCTCGACGCGCACAAAGGGATCGCGGTTTGCTCGTTGTACTTGTTATTTGGAATTGCTTTGCTGGCGATGAGCTTTAATCTGGTGCAAGAGGAGGTCATCAGCAATGTGAAGAACGTCGCGAAGAGGCTCGGGATCATCAAAGAgagcgaggacgaggaagatgCCGACGACTACGACGCGTACGACGTTGAATAcaacgacgaggtcgacgacgagCTCGAGGGCTACGCCCTCGATAACCCTCGATCTCACTCGATGACAAGGAACGCTCGAGGAATATCTGTCGCGTAG
- the Galene gene encoding potassium two pore domain channel subfamily K member galene isoform X2, whose amino-acid sequence MPRSRQEVFDLMVEAKRPSKCIQFLRLLWKIFRCVFSHVSLISLVVLYCLIGAYAFEALEASHEKEVKKSIKDIRGNVAEQLWRITKEVEVLIRENWTDKALRELKGFESRLVWMMEKEGWDGREGEDDIQWTFAGALFYSIVVITTIGYGHIAPKTKNGKVVTIFYAIVGIPLMLLCLSNIGDIMASSFRFLYWRVCCYVCTKPPKKRRPRVPLGRSYSMRQPGRYGGNRASFRRSIRVSQRSADSALGLSESMTRSSFSDVDCKYNPRRYDDAEQKRPSPSYQSPGNPHLGFKSATVCRYSDLPSEASKPTRASPKLTTQSLDRRLLMNRSPHDTDRSPVLCNRYALDDLDNELLRWQAPTGNRLGISRKAEDTGAAENGEKATPYTTRSLPRRCLSVEGATASYRTNVPAALRAPSVYLEMDTSRRPQSARARRYRSNYAVARSYRRETLPPDIMPQTGLPVHKQAYGDEFDSDYEYYTTVEDQDRQPIKPVPIWLCVFLVVSYIFGGAFLFSAWENWPFLDSAYFCFITLTTIGFGDFVPAYKLDAHKGIAVCSLYLLFGIALLAMSFNLVQEEVISNVKNVAKRLGIIKESEDEEDADDYDAYDVEYNDEVDDELEGYALDNPRSHSMTRNARGISVA is encoded by the exons ATGCCCCGCTCGCGACAGGAGGTATTCGATCTGATGGTGGAGGCTAAGAGGCCGTCCAAGTGCATCCAGTTCCTCCGTTTGCTGTGGAAGATCTTCAGATGTGTCTTCTCCCACGTGTCGCTGATCTCCCTGGTGGTGCTCTACTGCTTGATCGGCGCGTACGCATTCGAGGCTCTCGAGGCCAGCCACGAGAAGGAG GTGAAGAAGAGTATCAAGGATATAAGAGGCAACGTGGCGGAGCAGCTCTGGAGGATCACCAAGGAAGTGGAGGTCCTGATTCGCGAGAACTGGACGGACAAAGCGCTTCGAGAGTTAAAG GGCTTCGAGAGCCGTCTCGTGTGGATGATGGAGAAAGAAGGTTGGGacgggagagagggggaggacGACATCCAGTGGACGTTCGCTGGGGCCCTGTTCTACTCCATCGTGGTCATCACGACGATTG GCTACGGCCACATAGCCCCGAAGACCAAGAACGGGAAAGTCGTGACCATATTCTACGCAATCGTCGGAATTCCCCTGATGTTGCTCTGCTTGTCGAACATCGGCGATATAATGGCGTCGAGTTTCAG GTTTCTCTACTGGAGGGTCTGCTGCTACGTGTGCACGAAGCCACCGAAGAAGAGGCGACCAAGGGTTCCTCTGGGCAGATCGTACTCCATGAGACAACCAGG GCGATACGGGGGTAACAGAGCTAGCTTTCGAAGGTCCATCAGGGTGAGCCAGAGGTCCGCGGACTCAGCCTTGGGGCTCTCAGAGAGCATGACGAGGTCCTCCTTCTCCGACGTGGACTGCAA GTACAATCCTCGGAGATACGACGACGCGGAGCAGAAGAGGCCGAGTCCCTCCTACCAGTCTCCAGGCAACCCGCATTTAGGCTTCAAATCGGCGACAGTTTGCAGATACTCGGACCTGCCATCGGAAGCTTCAAAACCTACAAGAG CTAGCCCCAAGTTGACGACGCAATCGTTAGACAGAAGGTTGTTGATGAATCGTTCTCCACATGACACGGACCGTTCGCCAGTCCTGTGCAACAGATACGCCCTGGACGACCTGGACAACGAGCTGCTGCGGTGGCAGGCTCCCACTGGGAACAGAC TGGGTATTTCGAGGAAAGCAGAGGACACAGGGGCGGCAGAGAATGGCGAAAAAGCCACCCCTTACACCACAAGGTCGTTGCCCAGGCGGTGTCTGTCGGTGGAAGGCGCCACCGCGAGTTACAGAACTAACGTGCCGGCAGCGTTGCGAGCACCCTCGGTCTACTTGGAGATGGATACCTCTAGGAGACCCCAGTCGGCACGGGCCAGGCGCTACAGGAGCAACTACGCCGTTG CTCGATCCTATAGACGGGAGACGCTGCCGCCGGACATTATGCCGCAAACTGGGCTCCCCGTTCACAAGCAGGCTTATGGGGACGAGTTCGACTCCGACTACGAGTACTACACTACAGTGGAGGACCAGGACAGGCAGCCCATCAAGCCGGTGCCCATTTGGCTTTGCGTGTTCCTGGTGGTCAGCTATATATTTGGGGGCGCGTTCCTCTTCAGTGCCTGGGAAAATTGGCCGTTCCTCGATTCTGCCTACTTTTGCTTCATCACTCTTACCACCATTG GGTTCGGGGATTTCGTGCCTGCGTACAAGCTCGACGCGCACAAAGGGATCGCGGTTTGCTCGTTGTACTTGTTATTTGGAATTGCTTTGCTGGCGATGAGCTTTAATCTGGTGCAAGAGGAGGTCATCAGCAATGTGAAGAACGTCGCGAAGAGGCTCGGGATCATCAAAGAgagcgaggacgaggaagatgCCGACGACTACGACGCGTACGACGTTGAATAcaacgacgaggtcgacgacgagCTCGAGGGCTACGCCCTCGATAACCCTCGATCTCACTCGATGACAAGGAACGCTCGAGGAATATCTGTCGCGTAG
- the LOC143375637 gene encoding carbonic anhydrase 2, protein MSGIVRIIYLLAIISLGLGHFGYSNRDQHVWVKKFKSCGGKLQSPISISSSRSLALPLPALEVIGYHNFLPRPLSLKNTGHSVEVDIDNVQRSTHLPYIYGAALKANVEYVVDHLHFHWGAKNNRGSEHVLNGVRYPMEMHIVHRNKAYSNFSHALNYEDGLVVLGIFFQLQEEDNKLLSPILNDLINVKWLHKETTLDRPVTLASLLPRNTDVFYTYKGSLTTPPCSEVVTWIIFSTPTPISFTQINKFRPLSNGEAKMADNFRILQHVGLRKVYVRRLNSLLIAKYNGTTFNSTNLEWFWR, encoded by the exons atgagCGGGATTGTAAGAATAATATATTTGCTGGCAATTA TTTCGCTCGGCCTGGGACATTTCGGATACAGTAATCGTG ATCAACATGTATGGGTGAAGAAATTCAAATCGTGCGGTGGGAAGTTACAATCCCCTATATCCATTTCGTCGTCCCGATCACTCGCTCTCCCTTTACCTGCGCTCGAGGTAATCGGTTACCACAACTTCCTTCCACGTCCGCTGAGTTTGAAGAACACTGGCCATTCAG TTGAAGTGGACATAGACAACGTTCAGAGAAGTACACACCTGCCCTATATATATGGAGCTGCGCTAAAAGCGAATGTGGAGTACGTAGTAGATCATCTACATTTCCATTGGGGTGCGAAAAATAATAGAGGCTCCGAGCACGTTTTAAATGGAGTCAG GTATCCAATGGAAATGCACATAGTTCATAGGAACAAAGCGTACTCGAACTTTTCTCACGCATTGAACTACGAAGATGGTCTCGTGGTTTTAGGAATCTTCTTTCAA TTGCAGGAGGAGGACAACAAGCTACTGTCTCCCATTTTGAATGATCTGATAAACGTGAAGTGGCTGCATAAAGAAACGACATTGGATAGACCCGTAACACTAGCTTCGCTGTTACCCCGGAACACGGATGTGTTTTATACCTATAAAGGTTCGTTAACTACGCCCCCGTGTAGCGAAGTGGTAACGTGGATAATCTTCTCGACTCCAACACCGATATCTTTTACTCAG ATAAACAAGTTTCGACCGCTTTCCAACGGGGAAGCTAAGATGGCAGACAATTTCAGGATACTACAACATGTAGGGCTTAGAAAAGTGTACGTTAGGAGACTGAATTCATTGCTAATTGCGAAGTACAATGGAACGACTTTCAATAGCACAAATTTAGAGTGGTTCTGGCGTTGA